The genomic DNA aatgacctaattactatttgatagtaattgactttttatgaagaaagatgtaatggttaccatgagataaaatcgGATCATATTGGGATAGTAGATTTAtcctaaagagattaaggatatcctatgcgGGTAACACATtgatgacaaggtcattggacaagcacTGATTGAGTAGCTTTCCTAATGGTAAGTAAATAGGGAGAGTtgagtcatgatactatagtggaatgaatttgtgactaaataagtttataattaataagtaaaaagttgaaatttaattataaatatttgatcCCTAACttcatatgtccaatcggtcATTACGCTAACTTGTTGAAACTAAATGAACAGAAATGAATGGACAAGATGAAAATAGAGCAATGAATCACATTCAcaaatgaatgtgttttctcacAGAGTATAAAAAtgaattgagaattaatttaaatttttgaattattatttaattaattaaataattgaagttctaaaatggaattaaattaattagttataGTGAATCcattaaatatgaaaattaaatatatttctttATAGATTTTTTGCGATAAAGTTGCCATGACTTTAATGTAATTAGAATTGGATTGAAAAAGTTATTTAGTTAGAAAATTAGTTtatgtaattaaattaattaattaattaatatttattttaggaaatagaaaacatgtattgggttgggctaaattataaagtattgggtTAAAAATCCAGAAAACATATATAATTGAACCCAATGTAAGAGAGAGTCAAATCCTCTCATCGTAAGAGAGAGGGGCAACATCCCTAATATTTTTTAGTAGGGTGTGCCGCTCACCCCATTCTACTTAGAGTAGAATAttgttttctattaaataaatattatttgtgttTTACTAATTCAACCATGATTCTTCCCatttctccctataaatagatgaaacTGGTAGAACTATTTACATAACTTTTCACACATAAGTTTCAAATATTGTTATTTTGCCAGAAAGTAGTGAGAACTTATTTTCttagaataaattctattttttggaaaaattacaattctaTCAGTTTCTATTGAGAGAGAATTACTTTTCTACTGAAAGTAATAAATCGTTTCTAGTTTTGTGTTTGGTTCATGATTGTCCGaccgagcccacactcgaagcaatTTGTGATACGAGAATAATGAAGAAGTTCGTTTGGTTGATAGCTAAGAATGTCTAGGATTCGTCTCACACAAAACACTGGTATTTTtcgagaaaaaaattattagtataaatatcacaaacctgattttcaaaattttaatttttcattatgaCAGAAAATCGTTTTCAAACCTGATTTTTCTAAAAAATGAGACATGTGTTGGGatcacaaaagaaaaaaaattgaaaaattgataaTGTCATCTTATTGGTAATGATTTCAAAAGAACGATTACAAAAGCTCCAAGAAGATGGATGAACTTCTCTACTTTCGGAAGTTTTTAGAAGTATCATCTTTTTGTCAAAAGTATGATATTGATATTCCTAATATGGATGATGACTTTGTTGCCAAAGGAAGGTCACATAGGAAAGCTCTTAAGGTAACTAATATAGATAATTATATTGTGGAGTTATTTTATATTGTAATAGATACACAACTCCAAGAACTTAACATTCGTTTCAATGAAGTAAATACAAAGCTACTATTATGTGTATCTTTCTTATGTCTTAATGAGGATTTTGCAACTTTTGGCAAATATAAGTTGATTTGTCTtagttaaatttatcatttttttttctccAGTTGAAGTTTTTGCACTTGATAACCAACTGGAGACATAAAATTATTGACATGTGATCAAATTGGGAGCTCTCAAAATTGAAAGGAACTCAAGATCTTTCAAAGAAGATGGCTGATACAAAAAAGAACATTGTTTATCCATTAGTATATTGCCTGGTTAAGTTAGCATTGATTTAGCTAATTGCTACAGTAAGTGtggaaagaatttttttttttttttttgtaatgaaAATTGTGAAAATCATTTAAGGAATCGAATTGGAGATCAATGGATGAATGATTGCTTGATTCTATATGTCGAGAAAGATATTTTTAACAACATTGAGAAAGAGAAGATAATTCGATGGTTTCAACACATGAGAAAGCTTGGTGGGCAATTGCAAAAAAACTACgtgttatttaaatttatttgatgTACCTTTTCTTTTAgttattatgttaataattttataatagttTTACATTTAATTATATACATGATTTACAACGAGTTAATATTATGCAttagtttatataatttttataaatattttaaattttaaaattaagttgaTGGGCATTATTTTTAGTAAATGTTTTAGCATATATTTTATAGATTTCATTGCGTTTAGTTTGGAAATCTATATTATGTTGGGTATGATGCGTTATGAGTGGTGATAAcgaatatattatttatttctaaATATTCATAATAAAATGGAATTTTTAAGTACTTTGATTTTGGTAAAACTTTACTTTCACTTATTCATATGTTGGAATAGAGAGAGATTttcattttagaatttttataccTTAGAGATTTGAATCCGATTCTCTAAATAACCAACAATTCATACTACGTTTTACATGATTAAAGTATTAAGGAACTCttgatttatattattattttaaactgacttcttatttattattttgggaCAACCACATCTTATTCTTTGATTTCAAATTAAACACTAATTTATGTTAACATAAAACCGAAAGATTTATTTACTCATATTAAatgctttaaaaattatttaaatatgttaAAATGCAGGAGTAAGATTTATATGGGtacgtaaaaaaataaaattattaaggtTAAATTCTACTATCAGTCCTtatactttgtaaaagttatggatTCAATCactatattttaatttagtcatttatactttttaaattttaaattctagtAATCACCAAAcgataattgttaaattcattaagtcaATTTCtgttatttttaaagtttaatgCGACAAAAATATTATCATCTTTGTAATGCTATGTCAACTTGTTATTCCACATGTTGCTCATTAAAAACCCAATTAATGGATTAACAACTCTCATTTCAAATTCAATAAGTATAGTGACTTTTGAATGACCCACTTGTAGAGTATAGATTAAATCTACAACTGTATGTTTAGTACATAATTGGTAATTACATTTAACCAGATAATAGGGATTAGAATTGACTAATTCGAAAAGTACAtaaattaaaattgatcaaattaaagtatagaaactaaattcataaatttttaaaagtatagggactaatagcaaatttaacctaATAATAGGTTTGCTATTTTagccattaaaaaaaaaaaaagagggagatGGGCGAAGCAGAATTTGAGACTTGTAATGTAACTCAAAAGAAAATGTACGTCCCTGTTTCTCTCTCTATCTCACATATTAAAAGCAAAAAGAACGAACAATAACTTCAATTTTACACACACCCGACGACACCATAACATCAATATCCTCCTCTCATGACATCTCTTTCTCTTACAACGCTTcctctatttaataacaaataaaagACAAGAGCAACTCTCAATCCACCACCACCCACGACGGCGTTGCCTCTTCCTCCTCTGCAATGAAGAAGAACGTGGTGGAGAAACAACAACACCGTTCACAAATATCCACCACCACCACTACCACCACCACCAAGCTTCCCAATTCCCTCATTCAATTCAATGATATTGTTTTCTATTTCATTCTCTTTGGTTTAGGGTTGGGGTTAGGGATCACTCTCAGTTTCTTCTATCTCAAAGATGGTTCCATGGATTTCCAACTCTACCAACTATCCGTTTTCCGTGCATCCAACATTCCTCCGCCGCCACCACCGCCGCCCCCACCCCCGTCCCCACCGCCACTAACAACTCTTCCATCGGGTGGTGTTATTGAACTGCCTTCCCTGGTTCCTGCATCATCACCACCCATCAAAGAAACTCGAAAAGAGAAGAGGGATTATATAAAAGAATTTTTTGAACCGCCGGCGACTAGGCATAATATGACGGATGAGGAGTTGTTTTGGAGGGCATCATTGGTTCCTAAAATCCCAAAATACCCAATCCAACGAACACCCAAAATTGCATTCATGTTCTTGACGAGAGGAAAAGTGTTATTAGCCCCACTTTGGGAGAAATTCTTTCGTGGCTATGAAGGTTTTTACTCCATTTACGTTCATTCTGATCCTTCTTTCGTTCAAACTATGCCCAAGTCTTCGGTTTTTTACGATCGCTGGATTCCTAGTAAGGTCTGTTCATCCCACTTTTCCCTCTTATTTTGCCCTTTGTTTATTACCTTACATTTGATTTTCAATTCTGTGTTGCTTTATTTTTctcttaatttcaaaatttacccttAAACTATACTATATTTAgctatttaattttcttttataaaaaatacACCTAAACTCTCATTTTATCTGAAAAGTAACAACATctaataaaaatttaacaaaatagcatttaataaaattaactgaaaaatatatataatttggaTCCCAATTTTGTATTTAAACAAAAGGTGGGCTAAATTTggttttcatcatgcattaaatTATAGTCGTTACTAATATAAACAACTTGCCTCAAATATAAAACCAAaatgtacaaaaaaaaaaaatgggcaAAACAAGAAACATACTAAATTAATATTTCAAGAGACAAAATAAAACAGCTCAGATTATTAAGAGCATATTATTTATGCTTTATCGTCCGTTATGGTAGGTTAAGCTTGCTGGCTATTAAGTCTTTAATGCCCCCAAGTATTTTAAATACGTTAATTTGAATTatataaaatacttaaaattcatccatttatttattaatatagacAAGATAAAGTTaacttttagaaaattattttatatattatagatTCTATAAGTAAGTTAAaagtttaataaatatattataaaatatagtaaataaataaatatgataCTTATCATACCTTTATTTCActtataaaatctaaaatttatattaataatatattaaataattactcATTAATTTAATGCATTCGCAGAGTTACATAAATATTCATGCATTGCTCTTATTCTACAACTTTTCCAGTTAAATTAGTAACTACTTTTACCTTTTTCTTTATATATCTATATAGACGTCCATAGAATCTTTCATTCTACCTCCActcttattttttaatattttgcaGTGTATTATTAGCAACatctatatttattaattataaacctaTTGAGATAATATTAGGTATTATTTTGAttagaaaatataatttatttttatttttaaagtaaatGCGTATTTTATATCATACGATAATATAATTTGAACTCatacttatttaatttttatatttataatttatcattcaatcaaattcagtataagtatcatagagtttcatgcattaaGAATTAGACTGCATTTTGTCTCATTTACTTAAAATAGACAAATTAGTCTCTAtatgttagattaaagagcaaattggtcaattccattaaaaatttcatctatttccaCTATTAAAAACTAGCATGGTTAATGAAATAACTAAATAGTTACATATGGCATGCCATGTATACCTTATTTTGATGTACAAAgaacaatttttaacaataaaaatagatgaaTTTTTTGACAAAAAGATCAAtgtgctctttgatctaatgtacgtGGAGTAATTTGCCTTTTTTTTTAGTAGAGAGAGCAAAATGTAATATGACTCCTAATAGTAATTTGCAgcatttgtttatttaaacaaattttttataaatatatttgttacataaTTTTATAATAACATTGTTTTTatgaacatgaaataatgtaGATAGCGAGATGGGGAGAAATGAATATGGTGGAAGCAGAACGACGTTTATTAGCAAACGCATTGATGGATATATCCAACGAACGTTTCGTTCTTCTCTCAGAATCATGCATtcctctcttcaatttctcaactGTTTATGACTATCTTATCAACTCCACCAAATTCTTTGTGGAGTCGTATGACTTACCAGGTCCCGTTGGCCGTGGTAGATACAGTAAAATGATGTCCCCTCTGATTACTCTCGAACAATGGCGAAAGGGCTCTCAATGGTTCGAGGTCGATCGATACCTAGCCATCGAGGTAATCACTGACCAAACATATTATCCGGTTTTTTGGCAATATTGCAAAAACGATTGCTATGGCGACGAGCATTACTTGCCGACATTTGTAGACATGAATTTCCCGACGAGGAATGCGTATAAAACATTGACATACGTGGATTGGTCGAAGGGAGGACCTCATCCCAACAGGTTCCGCAGAGAAGAGGTGACCGAAGAGTTCTTGAAGAAACTAAGAACTTCCACACAGTGTTATTATAATGAAAGAATAGTCAATGTTTGCTACTTATTTGCTAGGAAGTTTTCACCAAATTCTTTAGACAAGTTGTTGAGATTTGCTCCAATTGTCATGAACTTTTAGttagtttgtttgtttgttttttttttttt from Gossypium arboreum isolate Shixiya-1 chromosome 9, ASM2569848v2, whole genome shotgun sequence includes the following:
- the LOC108455411 gene encoding glycosyltransferase BC10-like, yielding MKKNVVEKQQHRSQISTTTTTTTTKLPNSLIQFNDIVFYFILFGLGLGLGITLSFFYLKDGSMDFQLYQLSVFRASNIPPPPPPPPPPPSPPPLTTLPSGGVIELPSLVPASSPPIKETRKEKRDYIKEFFEPPATRHNMTDEELFWRASLVPKIPKYPIQRTPKIAFMFLTRGKVLLAPLWEKFFRGYEGFYSIYVHSDPSFVQTMPKSSVFYDRWIPSKIARWGEMNMVEAERRLLANALMDISNERFVLLSESCIPLFNFSTVYDYLINSTKFFVESYDLPGPVGRGRYSKMMSPLITLEQWRKGSQWFEVDRYLAIEVITDQTYYPVFWQYCKNDCYGDEHYLPTFVDMNFPTRNAYKTLTYVDWSKGGPHPNRFRREEVTEEFLKKLRTSTQCYYNERIVNVCYLFARKFSPNSLDKLLRFAPIVMNF